One genomic window of Streptomonospora nanhaiensis includes the following:
- a CDS encoding bifunctional 3-phenylpropionate/cinnamic acid dioxygenase ferredoxin subunit translates to MIYACHLDDLPKGESVRVMADVPIAVFNVDGRLYAVDDTCTHQNASLSDGWLEGCFIECPLHEASFDLRTGAPTCLPAKRPVRTHAVTVAEDGAVYVHASVPQAVAEGAA, encoded by the coding sequence ATGATCTACGCCTGCCACCTCGATGACCTGCCCAAGGGCGAGTCCGTCCGGGTGATGGCCGACGTGCCGATCGCCGTGTTCAACGTCGACGGCCGCCTGTACGCGGTCGACGACACCTGCACCCACCAGAACGCGTCGCTCTCCGACGGCTGGCTGGAGGGCTGCTTCATCGAGTGCCCGCTGCACGAGGCGTCCTTCGACCTGCGCACGGGCGCCCCGACCTGCCTGCCGGCCAAGCGCCCGGTGCGCACCCACGCCGTCACCGTCGCCGAGGACGGCGCCGTCTACGTGCACGCCTCCGTGCCCCAGGCCGTCGCCGAAGGCGCCGCGTGA